The nucleotide sequence TATTAATAAATCCTCCAAAATGAATCAGCAATACACAAAGCCTGAATACACCCAACATACACATAACTACTTGACCATACACACAGATAGTTGCTAGTAATAATTACTTGAATATACATCAAATACACATGTGCCTGCGACTACAGAGATGCACTCAAGCCATGAGGCCGGCAATGGCAAGCAAAACGGCAAGGCCGAACCCCGTGGCCTCCACATTGGTGGCAGCGGAGACAGGTGTCGGTGGGGGAGCGTTGCTTGCACTTGGGCCGCTGGCCGGGGCGGGTGACATAGAGGAGGAGCCTGACATGACATCGATCTTAACCTTCATGCCGCCCGCGCAATGACCAGGGAAACCACAGATGAAGTAGCGGGTGCCGGTGGCTGTGAGGGTGACAACATCATTCCCGGAGTTGAAGGTGGTGACGGGGTTGGCAGTGCTGCAAGAATCGTAGTCTGCCTTGCTGACTTCAAGGacatcgtgtgcctgaggggagtaCTTGAAGACGATCCGATCGCTGGTTTGGAAGTTCCTAGAGGACGCCCAA is from Triticum dicoccoides isolate Atlit2015 ecotype Zavitan unplaced genomic scaffold, WEW_v2.0 scaffold157049, whole genome shotgun sequence and encodes:
- the LOC119344166 gene encoding mavicyanin-like, with the protein product MAARRTILLAVAAMAVLSTASAAIYNVGEPGGAWDLSTKYDTWASSRNFQTSDRIVFKYSPQAHDVLEVSKADYDSCSTANPVTTFNSGNDVVTLTATGTRYFICGFPGHCAGGMKVKIDVMSGSSSMSPAPASGPSASNAPPPTPVSAATNVEATGFGLAVLLAIAGLMA